The following are from one region of the Patescibacteria group bacterium genome:
- a CDS encoding response regulator: protein MTKKILVIDDDSAIQQVIKSSLVPEGYDVRTADNGQAGLDLVKEFQPDVIMLDIMMPVMGGFDFLKQNKESTIPVIVLSSLGQDGNEEKVKALGVKYFLQKDNIHIDDIKKLISNILNSAPKQ, encoded by the coding sequence ATGACAAAAAAAATCTTAGTAATTGATGATGATAGCGCTATTCAACAAGTTATTAAATCATCCCTTGTTCCTGAAGGGTACGATGTCAGGACAGCGGATAATGGGCAAGCAGGTTTGGATCTGGTAAAAGAATTCCAGCCGGACGTAATTATGCTGGATATTATGATGCCAGTGATGGGGGGTTTTGATTTCTTAAAACAAAATAAAGAATCAACGATACCTGTTATTGTCCTTTCATCTCTAGGCCAAGACGGTAACGAAGAAAAAGTTAAAGCTTTAGGTGTCAAATATTTCCTGCAAAAGGACAATATCCATATAGATGATATTAAAAAGTTGATTTCCAATATTCTTAACTCTGCACCAAAGCAATAG
- a CDS encoding ATP-binding protein, with the protein MDQANVSVIFVFSIVIIAVIVSFCVYIRKLRGTLKAESEKRESENNRRMYELSILKEIGERAGYSLNTQRIADIITGSLKELIDYSTTSYILEDTQKKELLFKCEVEESVSPKFVEDVKGKMVAALSVLTDQNYQNRTIEEVIAGTILDDDNNEPLSSFFNIPLTVGNKVVGILNVSSTKTGLYKEDEMTILYKITAQASNAVTRLQDVLDSEQSKLNAMVVSMADGVLMIDKDNRVYVTNPKVKDLLGIENKETSIFDIIEAFEGKVDFRTKLEECIKLNRQEVIEETYIQHRYIRILFSPVKDKNSETLGAVIILHDITHDKELEKVKEDFTNMMVHDLRSPLNGIRLISEMLQDKKMPKDQFLQSAKMIHGSTTNILELVNDLLDVAKLEAGKFIVTKSKGDLKRVIEERINFFQSLASEKNIVLNSYWGPDIEQVPFDEKEIIQVLNNLLSNAIKFTEEKGVVKVQTLLLKKDEDIESKAKQAGIKWFISNSSEVLQKREKDVIICAVTDNGSGIRKDQIKKLFNKFEQAEGQKKTQAKGTGLGLVIAKGIIEAHGGLVSVESTEDKGSTFFFILPLE; encoded by the coding sequence TATGAACTTTCCATACTTAAAGAAATCGGGGAAAGGGCAGGGTATTCTTTAAACACCCAGAGAATCGCCGATATTATCACCGGATCGTTAAAAGAACTGATTGATTATTCCACTACCTCTTACATTTTGGAAGATACTCAAAAGAAGGAATTGCTTTTCAAGTGTGAAGTTGAAGAGAGCGTCAGTCCTAAATTCGTGGAAGATGTAAAGGGAAAAATGGTAGCAGCACTATCAGTCCTGACAGATCAGAATTATCAGAATAGAACAATCGAAGAAGTAATTGCCGGTACCATCTTGGATGATGATAATAATGAGCCATTGAGCTCATTTTTTAATATCCCATTAACTGTTGGCAACAAAGTAGTGGGAATATTAAATGTATCAAGCACCAAAACCGGACTATATAAGGAAGATGAAATGACTATTCTGTATAAGATAACCGCGCAAGCATCCAATGCCGTAACACGTCTGCAGGATGTATTAGACTCGGAGCAAAGCAAGCTTAACGCCATGGTAGTCAGTATGGCTGACGGAGTCCTAATGATTGATAAAGACAACAGGGTTTATGTCACAAATCCCAAGGTTAAGGATCTTCTAGGTATCGAGAATAAAGAAACATCCATATTTGACATAATCGAAGCTTTTGAAGGAAAAGTAGACTTCAGGACAAAACTGGAAGAATGTATTAAATTGAATCGGCAGGAAGTAATCGAAGAAACATACATCCAACACCGATATATCCGGATTTTGTTTTCACCGGTTAAAGATAAAAACAGTGAGACACTCGGCGCCGTAATTATTCTGCACGACATAACCCATGATAAGGAACTGGAAAAAGTCAAAGAAGACTTTACCAACATGATGGTGCACGATTTACGGTCTCCTTTAAACGGCATTCGGTTGATTTCCGAAATGCTGCAGGATAAAAAAATGCCGAAAGACCAGTTTTTACAATCCGCTAAAATGATCCACGGCAGTACAACTAACATTTTAGAACTGGTTAACGATTTGTTGGATGTTGCCAAGCTGGAAGCGGGTAAATTTATTGTCACTAAGTCAAAGGGAGATTTAAAAAGAGTTATTGAAGAAAGAATCAATTTTTTCCAAAGTTTAGCAAGTGAAAAAAATATTGTTTTAAATTCTTACTGGGGACCGGATATTGAACAGGTTCCATTTGATGAAAAAGAGATAATTCAAGTTCTAAACAATTTACTTTCCAATGCCATTAAATTCACGGAAGAAAAAGGAGTCGTGAAAGTTCAAACATTGCTTCTGAAAAAAGATGAGGACATAGAAAGCAAAGCGAAGCAGGCGGGAATCAAATGGTTTATTTCAAATTCATCTGAGGTTTTGCAAAAACGAGAAAAAGATGTCATAATTTGTGCAGTAACAGACAATGGCTCTGGTATTCGAAAAGACCAGATTAAAAAGTTGTTTAATAAATTTGAGCAGGCGGAAGGGCAAAAAAAGACCCAGGCAAAAGGAACCGGTTTAGGTCTGGTTATTGCGAAAGGAATCATTGAAGCGCACGGCGGACTGGTTAGCGTTGAATCAACTGAAGATAAGGGTAGTACATTTTTCTTTATCTTACCTTTAGAATAA